Genomic DNA from bacterium:
CGGCGACCCAGCTGCCCCACGAGGTCGAGCCTCCAGGGGTCAAAGACGGCCTACCGCGCACCACTCCCGTCGGAGCGCCGCCCGAGCAAGATGTCTGACTCTGTCAAAGTGCCCCGGTTCCAATATACAAGGGGTGAGGACAGATCAAGTGCCGTTCAGCCCCTCAACACCTTCATCGCCTCAGCCACATTCCTGCCGTCGTGCACGATGCTGACGAGGGCGGCGACCATGCGCTCGGGGGCGGCGTGCTGGAAGGCGTTGCGGCCGATGGAGACCCCCGCCCCGCCGGCCTCCATGGCCCCGGCCACCATCGCCAGCACCTCTTCGTCGGTCTCGGTCTTCTCACCGCCGGCGATGACGACCTTGATGCCGCCGGGGTAGTTGCCGCCGGCGCCCTCGACCACGCGGCGGAAGCTCTGGGCGTCACCAGTGTAGACAACCTTGACGATGTCCGCCCCCAGCTCCGCCCCGACGCGCGCGGCGTGCTGGACCACCTCGACGTCATACTCGCGCTTGATCTTCGCGCCGCGGGTGTAGGCCATCGCCACCAGCGGCATGCCCCATTCCTCGCAGGCGGTGGCGACAGCGCCGAAGTCGCGCAGCATCTCGCTCTCGTCCTCGGCCCCCAGGTTGCAGTGGATGGAGACGGCATCGGCGCCGTACTTCAGGGCCCGCTCGACGCTGCTGACGAGGACTTTGTGGTTGGGATCGGGCGCGAGGGCCGTGCTGGCCGACAGGTGGAGGATCAGGCCGATGTCCTGTCCATAGCCGCGATGGCCGAGGCGGGGGAGGCCCACATGGCCCAGGACAGCATCCGCCCCGCCCGTGGCGACCTTGTCCACCGCCGCCGGCATGTCCACCAGCCCCTCAATGGGGCCGACCGTCACGCCGTGATCCATCGGCACGATGACCGTGCGGCCGTTGGCGCGGCGGGTGATCCGTTCCAGGCGAATGGCCTTGCCGATCTGCATGGGAATCCTCCAGTGTAGGGCGGGGGCTTGTACCCCGCCCCTCCGTTGCGTGAGTGCCATGCGGGGCGGGGTACGAGCCCCCACCCTACAGGCGGCTAGGGCCACGGGAAGAACGGCGCCCGCAGGCGCCAGATGGCGCCCAGAGCGGCCCAGATCACCGCCTGTGAGAACTCCCCGAGAATCAGCCCCAGGAAGAACGGGCGCAGATAGCCGTAGGTCTTCATGCCCCCGTAGCGCAGCACCGTCGTCTTGATGAGCCACGCGATGAAGATCGGGAACCAGAAGACGATCATGCTCCACGACCCCGACAGCGCGAAGGCCAGCGGCGAGAAC
This window encodes:
- a CDS encoding 2-amino-3,7-dideoxy-D-threo-hept-6-ulosonate synthase, which gives rise to MQIGKAIRLERITRRANGRTVIVPMDHGVTVGPIEGLVDMPAAVDKVATGGADAVLGHVGLPRLGHRGYGQDIGLILHLSASTALAPDPNHKVLVSSVERALKYGADAVSIHCNLGAEDESEMLRDFGAVATACEEWGMPLVAMAYTRGAKIKREYDVEVVQHAARVGAELGADIVKVVYTGDAQSFRRVVEGAGGNYPGGIKVVIAGGEKTETDEEVLAMVAGAMEAGGAGVSIGRNAFQHAAPERMVAALVSIVHDGRNVAEAMKVLRG